GCGCCGAAGAAGAGCCCGCCGATCAGGACGGGCAGCGTGAGGCGGCCGGTCAGGGCCAGGACGCCCAGCGTGGCGAACGTGAGCGAGCGCAGCACGCAGTCGGCGACGAGGAGCGTGCGCGGCGGGATGTTCACCCGGCCCAGTCCGATGGCCAGCGCCAGGACCGTGGACAGGACGAACGGCGCCGCCTCGACCATGCCCACGGCGACGGCCCGGGGGACGTCGCCGTGGATGGCGAGCGTCTGCACCGGCATGGCCACGAGGATCATGCCGGTGCCGGCGTTCGCCAGCAGGTCGCCCAGAAGGAGGCCAGCGACCCGGCGGTCGCGCAGGACCGCCCGGTACGACTGGTTGGCTTCGAGCGTCGTGGTGGTCATGACGGTGCTCAGCGGTCCTGCAGCAGGCCGAGGACGTTGCCGTCGGGGTCGGTGACGGTGGCCACCAGCCGGCCGCCGCCGACGTCGTGCGCGGCCTCCTTGACGGTGGCACCCGCGGCGGTGACCTCGGCCAGCGTGGCCTCGATGTCGGCCACGTGCCAGTACGCCACCGGCGCCGCCATGCCCTGCGGGCCGCCGCCCGGCACCAGGCCGATGTGCTGGCCCTCGACGTCGAAGCCGACGTAGTACGAGCCGTCGGTCTGCGGCGCGATGCCGAGCAGCGCGGAGTACACGGCCTTGGCCTGCGCGAGGTCGGACACGGGGTGCAGGACGGTCTTGATGCTCATCGTTCGCTCCTGGTGTTCGGGGGTCGTTGTCGACCGGTGTGCGAAAAGCATCGCCTCGGCAGGGGGTGCTCCGAATCCGTGGAGACCACGGAACCGACCACGGAACCGGGGCACGGACCAGGTACGCGACAATGGCGCGGTGGCGGTGACGGCGGAGATCTCGGCGCGTGAGGCGGAGGTGCTCGCGCTGCTCGGCGACCACCTCAGCAATGCCGAGATCGGGGCGAAACTCTACATCTCGGTACGCACCGTCGAAAGCCACGTCTCTTCGCTGCTGCGCAAGCTGGAGCTGCCGGACCGGCGGGCCCTCGCCCAGCGCGCCGCCGAGCTGGCCGGCGCCGACCGCTCCCAGCCGCCGCCGGTGCTGCCGGCGCCGCTGACGTCGTTCGTCGGCCGGGCCCGGGAGCGGGCCGAGCTGGCCGACCTGGTCAAGGTGGGGCGGCAGGTCACCGCGCTCGGACCGGGCGGGGTGGGCAAGACGCGGCTGGCGCTGGCCGTGGCGGCCGACGCCGCGGGCGGGTACCCCGACGGGGTCTGGTTTGTCGATCTTGTTCCGATCACCGACCCGGCCATGGTCGGCGCCGCGGTCGCCGGCGCGCTGGGCCTCGGCGAGCAGCCCGGCCGCGGGATGGACGAGTCGGTGGTCGCCGCGCTGGCCGACCGGCACGCGCTGCTGGTGCTGGACAACTGCGAGCAGGTGCGCGACGGGGTGGCGCCGTTTCTCGAGCGGCTGCTCGCCACCTGTCCCCGGCTGACCGTGCTGGCCACCAGCCGGGCGCGGCTGATGGTGCCGTTCGAGCGGGTGTACCCGGTACCGTCGCTGTCCCTGGACGGCGAGGGCGAGTCGGACGCGGTCGCCCTGTTCATGGACCGGGCGGCCGCCGTGGGCCGGCCCCCGGACCCGGCGCTGCACGACCACATCGCCGCGGTCTGCGGCCGGCTGGACGGGATGGCGCTGGCGATCGAGCTGGCCGCCGCCCGCCTGCCCACGCTCGGGCTGGACGGCCTCACCGCGGCCCTGTCCGACCCGCTGCGGATGCTGGCCGGCGGCTCGCGCGCGGACGACCGCCACCGCTCGGTGCGGGCCGCGCTCGACTGGAGCCACGCGCTGCTGGAGCCGGAGGATCGGGCGCTGCTGCGCCGGGTGTCCGTCTTCGTGGCGCCGTTCACGGCCGCGGCCGCGGCGGAGGTGGCCGGCGTCGACTTCTGGGTGGCCGCGGACGGCCTCGCCCGGCTCGCCGAGCAGAGCCTGCTGGTGGTCGCCGCGAGCGCGGGCGGCACCGAGTACCGGGCGCTGGAGACGATCCGCCAGTACGGGACGGAGCGGCTCGAGGAGGCCGGCGAGCTGGACGGCTCCAGGACCCGGCACCTGCGCTGGTGCCTGGCCCGGGCCGCCGAGCTGGCCGGCGGCGGCGCGGACTGGCGGGCCCGGTTCGACCCGGTGGCGGACGAGCTGCGCGCCGCCCTCGCGTGGGCGGCGGAGCGGCCGGAGCGGCGCGCCGAGGCGTACCACCTGGCCCGCGACCTGGCCGACCTGACCTTCACCCGCAACCTGGTCGGCGAGTCCCAGCAGCGCTACGAGCAGGCGGCCGCGCTCGCCGGCGACCCGGCCGAGGCGGCGCCGGCGCTGCGGCGGGCCGCGGCGGTCGCCGGCTGCCGGATGCGCGGCGACGACATGTACCGCCTCCACCTCGCGGCCGCGGACGCCGCCCGCCGGGCCGGCGACCGTGCCGGCACCGCCGCCGACCTGGCCACGGCCGCCACCAACGCGTACCGGTTCTCCGGCCGGTTCGTGCGGGTCCCGACGCGGCAGGAGGCGGTCACGCTCATCGACGAGGCGCGCGAGCTGGCCGGCGACGACCCGGTCGCCCTGGCCGCCGTGGCGCTGGCCGAGGCCGGCGTCCTGACCGACGCGTTCGGCGCCGTGCAGGGACCGGAGGAAAACGCGGTGCCGGAGACGACCGCCCGCGCCGAGAAGGCCGTCGCGCTGGCCGAGCGCGTGGGCGACCCCGTCGCCGCCTCGGCCGCGCTGGACGCGCTGCTGGGCGCGCGCTGCTGGGCCGGCGACACGTTCGCCGCCGCCGACACGGCGCGGCGCCGGATCGCCGTGCTCTCGTCCACACCGGACACGCCGGCCGGCACCCACGAGCTGATCGACGCGCTCGGCATCGCGTCGGAGGCGAGCCTCGGCGCGGGCGACCTGGCCGGCGCCCGCCGCTGGGCCCGCCAGCTGGCCGACCACCCCCTGCTGGCCGAGGTGGGCCACCGGGCGACGAGCTGGCTGCTGGTGGCCGGCGCGATGGCCGGTGACGCCGGGGAGGTGCTCGCGGTGAGCGACCGGTTCCTCGACGCGTGGCGGCGGGCCGGCAGCCCCGCGCGGTCGTACCTGGCTCCGGCGGTGACCGGCGTCGCGACGGTCCACGGCCTGCGCGGCGACGAGGACGCGCGGCGGGAGTGGCAGGCGGTGCTGGACCGGCTGGGCGCCGCGGAGGCGCACGCCCACGGCTACGGCGCGGTCTTCGACGCGATGTTGCTGCTCCACAATGGACAAGCGGCGGAGGCGGTGGAGCGCACCGCGCCCGAGCCCGCGCAGGTGTGGCGGTGGGTCACCTGGATCTGGCACCACTGGTACGTGGCGCTGCGGGCCGAAGCCGCCGTCCTCGCCGGGAGCCCCGGCGCCGGCGACCGCGCGACCGAAGCCGCGGCCGTCGTGGCCGGCAACCCGGTCGCCGCCGCGCTCGTCGAGCGGGCGCGGGCCCTGCTCGACGGCGACGAGGACCGGCTGCTCGCGACGGCGGACGCGTTCGCGGCGGCGGGCAGCCGTTACCAGGCGGCGCGCACGCTCGTGCTGGCCGGCGGCGACCACGCCACCCGCGGCGCGGCCGCCCTCACCGGCCTCGGCCTCACGTCATGACCTCCTCCGCCGCCGCGACCGGTGGCGCCGCGGCCGGCTCCGGCTCGGCGTAGCGCTCGCTGAGCCGGCGGTACGGGCGGCTGCGCAGCGCGGCCACCGTCGCCACGATGCCGATCGCGCCGACCAGCATGAAGACGAGGGCGAGGCCGCGGTCGGGGCCCCGGCCGAACCAGTCGCCGACCGCCCGGGCGCCGGCCCCGTCGGTCATGAACGGGATGAACACGAACTGCGCCACCGGCGAGATCAGGAACGCGGTCAGCGGCGACGCGGCCTGCTCGACGCTCTGCGCGAAGCCGAACACCCGGCCCTGCCGCTGGTACGGCACGACCTTCTGCAGGATGGTCTGCTCGGCGGCCTCCGCGTACGGCACGAACAGCATGTACACGTACATGCCGGCGGTCAGCAGCAGGATCGAGGAGCGGACCGGGAACAGCAGCGTGACCGTCCACAGGAGGAGGTTGACGGCCAGCAGCAGGCGGACCGGGTTGGCGCCGAGGCCGGTACGGGACACGAGCAGGCCGCCCACGATGAAGCCGGTGCTCAGCACACCCCAGAGCAGGCCCCACGCCTGCACCGAGACGAGCGACAGCCCGTACGCGTCCATCAGCGCCATGAACACCCCGCCGAGGAGGTTGTTGAACGCGGAGAACACGATCAGCGCCATCAGCCCCGGCACGCCGCGGATCACCCGTACGGTGCCGCGCAGGTCCACGGAGGACCGGGTGGTCCCGGCCGCGGGAGCCGGCTCGCGCACCGGCACCAGCGAGAGGTGGCCGACCGCGACGGTGAGCACCGCCAGCGCGAGCACCAGCACCCAGAACATGTCGCCGACCGCCACCAGCACGCCACTGATGACCGACGTCACCAGGAAGGTGACGCCGGTGGTGGTGCCGACCAGGCCGTTCGCGCGGCCCCGGCTCTCCTCCTCGACCAGCAGGGTGACCATCGTGGGCAGCGCGATGGTGCGGATGTTGCCGGCGATCACGCCGAACATCAGCAGCAGGACCAGCGTCCACAGCGCGACGCTCGACGGGTCGGTGAAGTGCTCCTTCGGGGTGAGCTGGTACACCGCGAACGCCACCGCGTAGAGCACCAGCGACGCCACGGTGGACACCTGCATCATCGTCTTCTTGCGGTGGTGGTCGACCAGGCTGCCGAACCAGATGCCGGTCGACGCGGTGAGCGCGAGGAAGATGCCGGAGATGACGCCGGTGGCGAACACCGAGCGGGTCTGCAGGTACACGTAGAAGGTGATCGCGAACCAGACGGTGAAGTTGATCACCGAGACCAGCAGCGTGCTGACCAGCAGCTGGAAGAACGTGCGGCGGTCCCCGTTGATGTTGCCCATGAACATGGACCCTATGACCTCAAGCTTCCTTCAGGTCCAGCGATTATGGCGGCGGCCACCCCGGGAGGTGGCCGCCGCCGGACCGGTTACCGCCGGATCTCGTACACGATGTTGAACGGCGTCTGCGCCGCGCGCCGGAACTGGGTGAACCCGGCCTGCTCGGCGAGCGCCCGGATCGGCGCCTCGCCCGCCTGCGCCCCCAGCGCGTGCCCGCCCGGCTGGGACAGCGCGTTGGGCAGGCACAGGAACGTCGATCCGCTGTAGAAGCCACGGCCCAGCGGCGTGAAGTTCTCCTCCACGGTGTCCGAGGCGTACGGCTCGACGAGCAGCCACGTGCCGTCCGGCGCGAGGGCCTCGAACACCCGGCGTGCGGCCGCGAGGGGGTCGCCCATGTCGTGCAGGCAGTCGAACATCGTCACCAGGTCGTAACCGGTACCGCTGAAGCCCTGGGCGGTCGCCACCTCGAACGTCACCCGGTCGCCGACGCCGGCCTCCGCGGCCTGCTTGCGGGCCTGCTCGATCGACGCGGCGTGGTAGTCCGAGCCGGTGACGGTGGCCCGCGGGTACGCCTTGGCCAGCAGCACCGCCGAGGCGCCGAAGCCGCAGCCGATGTCGGCCACCCGGCCGCCGGCGGCGAGCTTCTCCTCGACGCCGTCGAGGGCCGGGATCCAGTTGGGCACCAGGTTGGCGACGTAGCCCGGCCGGTAGAACGCGTCGCAGCCGGTGAACACGTCCTCGTGGTGCTCGTGCCAGCCGACGCCCGCTCCGGTGCGGAACGCCTCGGTGATCTTCGGCTCGGCGCGGAGCATGCCGAGCGCGAGCAGGAAGGCGGCCGGCACGTTCGGCCCGTCCGGGTCGGCCAGCAGGAACGCCTGCTCGGCGGTGAGCGAGAACTCACCCGTCGCCGGCTCGTACGTGACGTACCCGCCGGCGGCCTGGCCCCGCAGCCACTCCGTCAGGTACCGCGGATGGCACCCCGTCCGGTCGGCGAACGACTCCGGCGTCGCCGGGCCCTCGGCGAGCGCGCGGTACAGGCCCAGCCGGTGCCCGACGACGGTCAGGCCGGCCGCTTCGGTGGCGGCCAGGTCGGCCGCGAACCTCTCCAAAAGCTCCACTGTCTTCTCCCTCTCTGCGTGGTGGTCGCTTCCACGTTCGGCCGGCCCGCTGACACGCCGCTTTCACGCGCTCGCAAGTCGCTGGCGCGGGGCGGCCCGGTGGCGAGATCCTGTGCGCATGGCGACGGTGCTGGTGGAGGTGCTCGGGCCGCTGCGGCTCACCGTCGACGGGGTGGCGGTCGACGTGCGCGGGGCGAAGCGGCGGGCCGTGCTCGCCCTCCTGGCCCTCGCCGAGGGGCGCACGGTGCCGGTCGACCAGCTCGTGGACGCGCT
This genomic stretch from Phytohabitans houttuyneae harbors:
- a CDS encoding VOC family protein; amino-acid sequence: MSIKTVLHPVSDLAQAKAVYSALLGIAPQTDGSYYVGFDVEGQHIGLVPGGGPQGMAAPVAYWHVADIEATLAEVTAAGATVKEAAHDVGGGRLVATVTDPDGNVLGLLQDR
- a CDS encoding ATP-binding protein produces the protein MAVTAEISAREAEVLALLGDHLSNAEIGAKLYISVRTVESHVSSLLRKLELPDRRALAQRAAELAGADRSQPPPVLPAPLTSFVGRARERAELADLVKVGRQVTALGPGGVGKTRLALAVAADAAGGYPDGVWFVDLVPITDPAMVGAAVAGALGLGEQPGRGMDESVVAALADRHALLVLDNCEQVRDGVAPFLERLLATCPRLTVLATSRARLMVPFERVYPVPSLSLDGEGESDAVALFMDRAAAVGRPPDPALHDHIAAVCGRLDGMALAIELAAARLPTLGLDGLTAALSDPLRMLAGGSRADDRHRSVRAALDWSHALLEPEDRALLRRVSVFVAPFTAAAAAEVAGVDFWVAADGLARLAEQSLLVVAASAGGTEYRALETIRQYGTERLEEAGELDGSRTRHLRWCLARAAELAGGGADWRARFDPVADELRAALAWAAERPERRAEAYHLARDLADLTFTRNLVGESQQRYEQAAALAGDPAEAAPALRRAAAVAGCRMRGDDMYRLHLAAADAARRAGDRAGTAADLATAATNAYRFSGRFVRVPTRQEAVTLIDEARELAGDDPVALAAVALAEAGVLTDAFGAVQGPEENAVPETTARAEKAVALAERVGDPVAASAALDALLGARCWAGDTFAAADTARRRIAVLSSTPDTPAGTHELIDALGIASEASLGAGDLAGARRWARQLADHPLLAEVGHRATSWLLVAGAMAGDAGEVLAVSDRFLDAWRRAGSPARSYLAPAVTGVATVHGLRGDEDARREWQAVLDRLGAAEAHAHGYGAVFDAMLLLHNGQAAEAVERTAPEPAQVWRWVTWIWHHWYVALRAEAAVLAGSPGAGDRATEAAAVVAGNPVAAALVERARALLDGDEDRLLATADAFAAAGSRYQAARTLVLAGGDHATRGAAALTGLGLTS
- a CDS encoding MFS transporter, with the protein product MGNINGDRRTFFQLLVSTLLVSVINFTVWFAITFYVYLQTRSVFATGVISGIFLALTASTGIWFGSLVDHHRKKTMMQVSTVASLVLYAVAFAVYQLTPKEHFTDPSSVALWTLVLLLMFGVIAGNIRTIALPTMVTLLVEEESRGRANGLVGTTTGVTFLVTSVISGVLVAVGDMFWVLVLALAVLTVAVGHLSLVPVREPAPAAGTTRSSVDLRGTVRVIRGVPGLMALIVFSAFNNLLGGVFMALMDAYGLSLVSVQAWGLLWGVLSTGFIVGGLLVSRTGLGANPVRLLLAVNLLLWTVTLLFPVRSSILLLTAGMYVYMLFVPYAEAAEQTILQKVVPYQRQGRVFGFAQSVEQAASPLTAFLISPVAQFVFIPFMTDGAGARAVGDWFGRGPDRGLALVFMLVGAIGIVATVAALRSRPYRRLSERYAEPEPAAAPPVAAAEEVMT
- a CDS encoding class I SAM-dependent methyltransferase, which produces MELLERFAADLAATEAAGLTVVGHRLGLYRALAEGPATPESFADRTGCHPRYLTEWLRGQAAGGYVTYEPATGEFSLTAEQAFLLADPDGPNVPAAFLLALGMLRAEPKITEAFRTGAGVGWHEHHEDVFTGCDAFYRPGYVANLVPNWIPALDGVEEKLAAGGRVADIGCGFGASAVLLAKAYPRATVTGSDYHAASIEQARKQAAEAGVGDRVTFEVATAQGFSGTGYDLVTMFDCLHDMGDPLAAARRVFEALAPDGTWLLVEPYASDTVEENFTPLGRGFYSGSTFLCLPNALSQPGGHALGAQAGEAPIRALAEQAGFTQFRRAAQTPFNIVYEIRR